The Syntrophorhabdaceae bacterium sequence AGGCTCTATGATTCAGCCTACAAGTTCATCGGCCATATCCCCGGAGGGTTGGCGATGGCAACCGTTGCAGGCGCTACATCATTCAAGGCTATATGCGGCTCTTCCCCTGCCACGGCCGCTACGTTCTCGAGCGTTGCGGTCCCCGAGATGGACCGGTATGGCTATGCCAAAGAGCTTTCAACGGGGGTTGTCGCAAGCGTTGGAACGCTCGGCATACTCCTTCCGCCGAGTGTCACGTTGATCATCTTCGGGATCATCACGGAACAATCGATAGCTAAATTGTTTATGGCGGGGATAATACCGGGATTGCTCGCGGCCTTCTTTTTTATCGTGGTTATTTATGCGTGGTGCAAGATCAACCCGTCGATCGGGCCGAAAGGAGAAAGATCAAGCTGGGGTGCGAGGTTTAAATCCCTGCCCGAGGTACTATTGGTTGTAGCTATTTTTATCGTTCTCGTAATAGGTCTGATGAATGGCTTTTTCACGCCCACCGAGGCAGGAAGCATTGGCACCATGGCTGTAATCATCTTATCAGTTATAAAAAAGGATATCGATGTTAAAAGATACATTAAATCTCTCCTGGAATCTCTCCGTACGGCATGCATGGTCCTCACACTCATTGCAGGCTCTACGATCCTCGGCCATTTTCTGGCAGTAACGAAGATCCCTATCTTTGCGGCCGATTGGGTTGCCGGGTTACCTTTAAACCGTTACGTCATTATGATCATTATCAGTTTGATCTATCAGCTGGGAGGTTCTTTTATAGACGATCTCGCGTTTATGATCCTTGCTACCCCAATCCTCTACCCGGTAGCCTTAAAGCTTGGTTTTGATCCTCTCTGGTTTGCCATGCTTGTCGGTCTTACGGTAATGATCGGTTGTGTCATTCCCCCGGTCGCTTCCAATGTCTTTGTAGTAAAGAATATCACGAAAACCCCGTTAGGGGTGATCTACAAAGGAGTTGTCCCATTCCTTGCGAGTCTGATTACGGTTACCATTCTGTTATTCTTCTTCCCCGGCATGGCTACTTTTCTTCCTAATCTGTTAATGAAATGAGAGGAAACTATAGAGGTAAACTATAAAATATTCAACACCGCTTTTTTATTGTTATAAAAAATACTCGATGTTATTTTCTCGGCATAAACATGATCTTTGATAAAACAGGACTTGTGGCAGACAAACTATATGTAGCCGGACTACCGTGGTCGCCGGTCTATCTCCTTGACGGCGGAAAACCTGTGCTTTTCGAGGCAGGCTTTGCGTGTATGGGAAGACATTACGTAGAGGCGATCAAGTCCGTTGTAAAAGAGAAGCAACCGGTGATACTCTTTTTAACGCATGTCCATTGGGACCATTGCGGCGGAACGAGCTATATCAGAGAGTCTTTCCCGGGTATCAAGGTTGCGGCCTCAGAAAGGGCGGCATCAATAATCAAACGGCCAAATGCGCAAAATCTTATAAAAACCCTCAGCAAGGACGTGATGCCCTTTATCAATGAATATTATGGGATCAGCACGACAGAGATGCTGGATGATCCCTTCAGGCCCTTCAATATCGATATGGTGCTTGAAGATGGGCAGACGATAGAGGTCGATGACGACCTGACTGTCCGTGTGATCGCAACACCGGGGCATACCCGTGATCATCTTTCTTACTACATTCCGGAAAGGAAGATTCTTATCGCTACCGAGGCGTGGGGCTGCCAGGACAGGACAGGCAACATTGTCCCTGAATTCCTCGTTGATTACGATATGTATGTCGCTTCTATGAAACGTTTAATGGAATTCCCGGCAGAGGTTTTCTGCCAGGGCCATCACTTTGTTTTTGTGGGAAAAGAAGAGGTTAAGAATTTTTTGGCACGGTCGCTGAGAGAGGCTGAATATTTCAAAACACATGTCATTGAATTGTTACGTTCCGAGAAAGGATC is a genomic window containing:
- a CDS encoding MBL fold metallo-hydrolase, whose protein sequence is MADKLYVAGLPWSPVYLLDGGKPVLFEAGFACMGRHYVEAIKSVVKEKQPVILFLTHVHWDHCGGTSYIRESFPGIKVAASERAASIIKRPNAQNLIKTLSKDVMPFINEYYGISTTEMLDDPFRPFNIDMVLEDGQTIEVDDDLTVRVIATPGHTRDHLSYYIPERKILIATEAWGCQDRTGNIVPEFLVDYDMYVASMKRLMEFPAEVFCQGHHFVFVGKEEVKNFLARSLREAEYFKTHVIELLRSEKGSVEEVARKVKAEQYDLNPGPKQTEKAYLLNLRSRITHLAERFYDRQQI
- a CDS encoding TRAP transporter large permease, whose protein sequence is MNEVIIGIVALFVLLMLFLTGIELGFAMAIIGFIGFWMLKGIGPAFNLVAVDLFDVFTTYGFTVIPLFVLMGQIAYNAGIARRLYDSAYKFIGHIPGGLAMATVAGATSFKAICGSSPATAATFSSVAVPEMDRYGYAKELSTGVVASVGTLGILLPPSVTLIIFGIITEQSIAKLFMAGIIPGLLAAFFFIVVIYAWCKINPSIGPKGERSSWGARFKSLPEVLLVVAIFIVLVIGLMNGFFTPTEAGSIGTMAVIILSVIKKDIDVKRYIKSLLESLRTACMVLTLIAGSTILGHFLAVTKIPIFAADWVAGLPLNRYVIMIIISLIYQLGGSFIDDLAFMILATPILYPVALKLGFDPLWFAMLVGLTVMIGCVIPPVASNVFVVKNITKTPLGVIYKGVVPFLASLITVTILLFFFPGMATFLPNLLMK